The window CGACGACGAACAGAGGGACCTGCAGATCGTTCTGGAGGAGGTACTCGATTTCTTCGACGCCGACGGCGTCGCGTCCTCCGACTCCGACGGCAAGTATCCCTGGAACGACGGGACGGCCGTCATGGGGATTCTGAACACCAGCATCGAGAGTTTCTACGAGGACGCGATTTACGAGGAAGTGACGGACGCGGTCCGCGAAGCCGAAGAAATGGTCGAGGCCGGTGCAGAGATAATCGATATCGGGGGCGAGAGCAACCGACCCGGAGCCGATCCGATATCAGTGGAGGAAGAGAAACGCCGGATCGTCCCCCTCATTGAGGAGATCGCAGACCTCGACGCGCTCGTTTCCGTCGACACCTGGAAGGCGGAGGTCGCGGAGGCGGCCCTCGAAGCGGGGGCCGATATTATCAACGACGTCTCTGGACTCGACAGTCCGGAAATGCGACACGTCGTGGCCTCCTACGACGTCCCGATCGTCCTGATGCACAGTATCAACCCGCTGGTGGATCCCGATTCGGAGGTGTCCTACGACGACGTGGTAGAGGACAAAGTCTCTGACCTACGGGGTACCATTCGCAAAGCGGAACGAGCGGGGATAGACTCCGACAACATAATCATCGACCCCGGGCTCGGGTTCGGTACAACGAACAAGCAGGACTTCGACATGGTCCGCCGCCTGGAAGAGTTCCGGTCGCTGGGATATCCGGTTCTCGTCGGCCACTCACGGAAGTCGATGTTCGAGTACATCGACACTGACCTGGACGAACGACTGCCAGCGACCGCCGGGCTGACGACGGCCGCAGTCGAACGCGGGGCGGACATCATCCGCGTCCACGACGTGCCCGAAAACATCGAAGCCGTCAAAGTCGGAGAGCTGATGCGTCGCTAGGCACACGATTTCCCCGCGACGGTGGAAGCGTCTCGAACCGGACGGATCACAGACATATTATTCAGTTGCCTGTACACCGGCAGGTAAAAATACGTCTCGGCAGAAGCTTGGATTAATGGCCGAAGACAGCGAATTGCGGCGGTTACTCACGGAACTGCAGGAAGTATGTGACCCTCCGCTTTCCCCCGCCGAACGTATCCTTCTGACGACCGACGGGACGGTCACGCGAGCGCTCGAATCACTCGCTCTGGCCCCAGTGGACGTCGACATCGTGCGACGCGAGGTCGAAAACTCCACCCTGTATCGGTGCGTCACGCTCGAGCCCGAATCCTCACGACCGGCCATCACGGCGAAGACGGAGGTCGACTTGGACGCGGTCGGCGGGGCGCTCGAGCGGAAGTTACTATCGGACCACCGCGGTCTCGGGAGGCTCCTCTACGAGGGCGAGTTCGAGACTCGGCGCGATATCCGGGAAATAGACTACCAGAAAGAGGCCCCTCGTTTCGTCTCGGAGTCGAGGGGGCCGTACCTGACCCGTTGGTACACGATCTCTCTCGACGGGGAGGAGTTCACCTCGATCACCGAGTACTTTTCCCGACCCGAACTGAGGGATCTGTGTACGAGATCCCGTACTCAGGGACAGAAGTAATCGATCAGACGTGGCGAAATCTCGTTCAGTGTATCGGAAGACGGCGAACGCTTCTTCGTCCAGTTTCGGCGGTCGCCCGAGCGATGATCGTCAGTGAGTGCGTCCTGAATCGGCCGCTCTTCGAACTGATCGAAGCAATTGTAGACCGTGCCCGGACGCGTATCGCACCGCTCGGTGGCGTTTAGTACAGCAGTCCCGAGTCAGAAGCCCGTGCGCCGGACCGGTCGTCGGAGAGGCCGCGGAGGTCGGCGGCAACGGGGACAAAGCGGTCGAGAGGACCGGACGACCCTACGGAAGGGCGAGTTCCTCCTGCTCTTGAAAGAACACGTAGTAGCCGTGGACGAATCCGAAAAACAGCCACACGTATTTGACGGAGACGTACGCCAGTTCGTTGGGCTCGTAATCGCTCTCCCGCCCCCGCAGCACGTGAGCCCACTGCTTGAACACGTACCACAGAATCATCCATCCGGAGAAGCGGTTCCTGTAGAGCTGTTTGTCGTACCGTTTGACGTGCACGAGGCCCGTTCCGTAGTAGAAGTGCCGCCGAAGGTTACCGCGAAGGGTC of the Halomicrobium salinisoli genome contains:
- a CDS encoding chorismate--pyruvate lyase family protein; translation: MAEDSELRRLLTELQEVCDPPLSPAERILLTTDGTVTRALESLALAPVDVDIVRREVENSTLYRCVTLEPESSRPAITAKTEVDLDAVGGALERKLLSDHRGLGRLLYEGEFETRRDIREIDYQKEAPRFVSESRGPYLTRWYTISLDGEEFTSITEYFSRPELRDLCTRSRTQGQK